One part of the Nitrosophilus kaiyonis genome encodes these proteins:
- a CDS encoding TlpA family protein disulfide reductase produces the protein MFKKILLATIFLVTLTYAQNVKNFVLSTMEGEKIHIEVNDDGIKVKEYPKKVIILDFFGKNCPPCRAEMPILGKIQKKYKNTLQIIGLHVQEPLDIKDYSMIQNRGVNFPIADYMQGNQEFVEYISKLTGWRGSIPYLLFFDVNGTYKGYHLGMMDEATMGKLIEKMSKK, from the coding sequence ATGTTTAAAAAAATTTTATTGGCAACTATATTTTTAGTTACTCTAACTTACGCACAAAATGTAAAAAATTTTGTTTTATCAACAATGGAAGGTGAAAAAATTCATATTGAAGTAAACGATGATGGTATAAAGGTAAAAGAGTATCCAAAAAAGGTAATAATTTTAGATTTTTTTGGAAAAAATTGTCCTCCTTGTAGAGCAGAAATGCCAATACTTGGAAAAATTCAGAAAAAATATAAAAACACTCTTCAAATTATTGGTCTTCATGTTCAAGAACCTCTTGATATAAAAGATTATAGTATGATACAAAATAGAGGTGTTAATTTTCCTATAGCTGATTATATGCAAGGAAATCAAGAGTTTGTAGAGTATATATCTAAACTCACAGGTTGGAGAGGATCAATTCCTTATTTACTATTTTTCGATGTAAATGGTACATACAAAGGTTATCATCTTGGTATGAT